The segment CGACAACCAGCTGAACCCACTACTAACGGGGGTGAGTGGCGAGCTATATGTCGCCGGTGTTGGTGTTGGGCGGGGTTACCTGAACCAGCCGCAGCTGACGGCGGAGCGCTTCGTGCCCAACCCGTTTTCCGATGTGCCTGGAGAGCGGCTTTACCGGACAGGCGATCTTGCCCGCTATCGCACCGATGGCGTGCTTGAATACATCGGACGCACCGATCAGCAGGTCAAGATACGGGGCCAGCGCATTGAGCTGGGAGAGATAGCATCTCGGTTGGTGGAATTCGATGTTATACGAGAAGCGGTAGTGGTGGCCCAGAAAGGGCCAGGAGGCGCCAGGTTAGTGGCTTATGCCGTCGCCCAGCCACATGAACTGATCGATACGGCCGAGCTACGCGAGCGTCTAGGGCAGGTATTGCCCGACTATATGGTGCCAAGTTTAGTGGTAATGCTCAATGCCTTACCACTAACGCCCAACGGCAAGGTGGATCGCAAAGCATTGCCCGAGCCCGACTTCGCCAGTAGCGCGCAATATGAGCCACCCCAAGGTGAGACGGAAGAGACGCTAGCGGCGATTTGGAGCGAGGTGCTGGGTGTCGAGCGGGTAGGGCGTCACGACAACTTCTTCGAGTTAGGGGGGCATTCGCTGTTGGCTCTTAAAGTGCAATCTAAAGTGGAAGAACATTTCGATATACGTCTCCCTCTCCGCAGCTATTTCGAACACGCTACATTGGCCTCTATGGGTGAGCCCATTCAGGAAAGCAGGGGAGGTGCGAAAGAGAGCGAGAGCGCTCAACTCGAAAAGATGGCAGCGCTATTAGACGGTATGGAGAGCTGATATGGAACTCAATAAACACACGATTGCTGAGCGCTTCGCACACCTGCCACGAGACAAGCAGAGCGTATTTCTTGAGGCATTAAGACAACAGGGGATCGACTTTTCGCAGTTGCCAATCGTTAGGTCTAAGAACCAAGAGAGCAGAACACTCTCCTACGCCCAACTACGCCAGTGGTTTCTGTGGCGCATGGATCCCCAAAGCAGCGCCTACCATATCACGGGTGCCGTGACCCTTAAGGGAACTCTTGACTCTGAAGCATTGCGGGGGAGCTTCGCGGCTTTAGTAGCACGCCATGAGGCATTGCACACGGTGTTCCGTGACGATGGTGAAAGCGAGGCAGTGCAAGTGGTGCAGGCTGAAAATAACTTCGCATTGTCTGATATTGACCTGAGCCATGTGCCGAAGGGTGAGCGAGAAGCGGCAATAGAGAGTCAGGTTACGCGGCTTTGCAATGACCCTTTCGATCTGGAGCAAGGGCCACTATTGCGGGTGGGACTATTGCGTTTAGCTGAAGAAGAGCAGCTGTTGGTGGTAGTAATGCACCACATTGTCTCCGATGGCTGGTCGATACAGTTGATCATCGATGAGTTTGCTGCGGACTACTCCGCTCGGGTAATGGGTGAGACGTGGCAGCCGCCAGCCTTGCCGATTCAGTACGCTGATTATGCACTCTGGCAGCGTCAATGGATGGACGCGGGTGAGAAAGAGTGTCAACTCGCCTACTGGAAGGCGGAACTAGGTGACGAACACCCAGTGCTGCAACTGCCGACTGATCGCCCGCGTCGCAACGATGGATATTATCACACTGCACGCCACCACATGGTACTTCCAGAACCGTTAGTGAGAGGATTGCGTCAACGAGTTCAGACTCAGGGAGCTACCCTGTTTATGACGCTACTGACGGGCTTACAGGTGTTGTTGTATCGATATACTGGGCAGGAAAATATTCGTATAGGCGTGCCAATCGCCAATCGGCATCGTACAGAAACTCAAGGAGTGGTAGGGCTTTTCGTCAATACTCAGGTGATGTGCAATCAGTTAAATGGTCGCCTGAGTTTGGCCGAAGCGCTAGAGCAGGCAAAACGTGCGGCGCTTGGTGCTCAAGAACATCAAGATCTGCCTTTTGAGCAGTTAGTAGAAGCGCTGCAGCCGGAGCGCAGCCTGAGTCACACACCACTATTTCAAGTGATGTTCAATTATCAGCAGCAGGATCATAGTGCGCTGAAGACACTACCAGGATTGGAGTTGAGTACCAGGCCACTAGAAAAGAAAGAGGCAAAGTTCGAGCTGACGCTAAATGTGGAGGAGTGTAATGATGGTTACCTGAAGGCAAGTTTTATTTATGCTGAAGAGCTGTTTGATTCCATCACCATTGGACGACTGGCGCGGCATTATGTCGTTTTTTTAAAGGCGCTGGCAGAGATGCCAGAACGTGCGTTGAGTGATATCGAACTACTTGATAAGAATGAACAGCATCAATTGAAGAAATGGGCAGGCAACACTCAACGATACCCCGATATTCTAGCTATTCATCATCTAATTGAACGCCAAGCAGCGGCAGCCTCCGATATCACAGCGCTAGTATTCGAAGATCAGTCACTCAGCTACGCCGAACTCAATACCCGCGCCAATCGCTTGGCGAACTATCTGATTGATTTAGGTGTAAAACCTGAAACCCGAGTAGGCATCGCTATGGAGCGCTCAGTTGAGATGGTGGCGGGATTACTGGCTATTCTCAAGGCGGGTGGCACTTATGTGCCGCTGGATCCGGATTATCCCGCCGAGCGGCTGGATTATATGGTCGAAGACAGCGGCATAACGATGTTGGTCACACAGCAACACATACGTGAGACGCTGCCGGTAACTGATGGAGTGAGCATTATTGAGCTGGATCGATTAGATGTGGCACACCATGCCTCTACCAATCCGGAAGTGGTACTGCACAGCGAACATCTAGCCTACGTGATTTACACCTCAGGCTCTACTGGAAGACCTAAGGGGGTTGGGATCACGCATGGCGCTCTGAGCAATTACGTTGAAGGGGTGCTGGAGGTTTTAGCGTTATCTGATGATGCTCGTCGTTTTGCAATGGTGTCGACAATAGCCGCGGATTTAGGCCATACCATGCTATTCGGCGCCTTGTACAAGGGGCAAACTCTTCATTTGATTTCATCTGATAGCACGCTTGATCCAGACGCTTTTACTAGATACATGCATGATCATGAGATTGATGTCCTCAAAATAGTGCCTAGCCATTTGCGCGCACTAATGAGTGTAAAGAGTCCATTAAATACATTGCCGAGAAGGTGTTTAGTTCTTGGGGGGGAGGTAAGCGATTGGTCTCTGGTTAAATGGATCTCAGACCTAAATCCATCTTGTCAAATTGTTAACCATTATGGCCCCACTGAGACAACTGTCGGAGCATTGACACAAAGATATGAAAGTGCTGATCAGCGAGCATCTACGCTACCGATTGGCGCCCCCTTGCGTAACATGCAAATTCGGGTACTTGACCCTTGGATGAACCTTGTGCCTCAAGGAGTGAACGGTGAACTTTATCTAGGGGGGGTGGGGTTGGCCCGCGGTTATTTGGGGCGTCTTGATATGACGGCGGAACGATTTGTAGCTGACCCCTTTAGTGAAGGAGAACGTTTATATCGCACCGGTGATAGTGTGCGGCAATTGCCAGATGGTAGCTTGGAATTCCTTAGCCGTATGGATGATCAAGTTAAAATCCGCGGTTATCGGGTGGAGTTGGGGGAAGTTCAAGCGCAGTTGCTATTGCAACTGGCGCTTCGCGAGGCGGTGGTGGTCTCCCAAGATGGAGCTAGTGGTTCGAGGCTGGTGGCTTATGTGGTTCCTCAGGCAGGCATTGAACTTGACGCCACCTCAATACGCGAGCAGTTGAGCCAACATCTGCCAGACTATATGGTGCCGGGAGCCGTGGTCACGCTCGATGCACTGCCGCTGAATGCCAACGGTAAGGTAGACCGCAAGGCGCTGCCCGCACCGGATTTGGCCGGAAGCCAGCGGTACGAACCTCCGCAGGGCGAGGTAGAAGTCGTTCTCGCAAAAATCTGGTCCGAAATATTTGGCGTGGAGCGGATTGGCCGTCACGACAACTTTTTTGAACTGGGTGGTCATTCCTTGCTAGCCCTGAAAGTGCTGGAGAAAATGCGGCAATGGGGCTTGACGGCGCAGGTACGCACGCTGTTCCAATCCCCTGAACTGACGGCCTTTGCCAAGGCATTAACTCAGGCATCAGAGCGGCAGGAAATCAGCATTCCGCCCAACCGGATTCCAGATGGCTGCTCGGCAATCCAGCCCGAGATGCTGCCTTTGATCGAACTCAATGGTGAAGAAATCAGCGCCATCGAAGCGGCAGTGCCCGGCGGCGCCCGCAATATTCAGGATATCTATCCCTTGGCACCGCTACAGGAGGGCATTCTTTTCCACCATCGGCTTCAGGAAGAGGGCGATGCCTATGTGACCCAACACTTGCTTGGCTTCGACAGCCGAGAGCAGCTGGAAGCCTTTACTGCCGGTTTTAACCAGCTGGTTACCCGCCACGATATCCTGCGTACCGCCGTGCTTTGGGAAGGATTACGAGAGCCGGTGCAGGTGGTATGTCGCCATGCTGAGCTTGAGCTTGAATGGTTAGACTTTGATTATGCTTCTTCGCTTAGTGTCGCTGAACAATTGAATGCTGAGGTGGATCCGGATCATCATCGCCTTGATGTGCGCCACGCACCGATGCTGCGGGCGGTAGCTGCATACGATGCCGGGCATGGGCGATGGTTGCTACAGTTACCTAGCCACCATCTAGTCATGGATCACATCACCCTCGAACGACTGGTAGAAGAGATTGCCTTGATCCAGCAAGGCCGCGGAGATGAGCTACCTCAACCCCTTCCATTCCGCAATTTCGTTGCCCAGACCCGACTAGGGGTAAGCCAGGAAGAGCATGAAACCTTTTTCCGTGAGCGGTTGGGCGATATTGAAGAACCGACCGCGCCCTTCGGCCTGTTAGACGTTCGTGGCGATGGCAGCGATATAGAGGAAGTTCGCCTTCCTTTGCCAGCGGAGCTAGCCCAGCAAGTTCGGCAACAGGCACAGCGCCATGGTGTCAGCACGGCCAGCCTGTTCCATCTGGCCTGGGCGCTGGTGCTGAGTAAAACCACCGGACGGGACGACGTCGTGTTCGGCACCGTACTTTTCGGCCGCATGCAAGGCATCGAAGGTTCCGAGCGAGCTCTGGGGATGTTTATCAATACGCTTCCAGTGTGTGTCAAAACAGGTTCCCAGAGTGTTGATAAGTGTCTACGCCACACCCACGATACTCTTTCTGAGCTAATGCATCACGAACATGCCAGCCTCGGACTGGCGCAGCGATGCAGTGGGTTACCCGGTGGAGCTCCTCTATTCTCGAGCCTGTTGAACTATCGTTATAGCGTTCCCCAACAAGAGAAAAATCCAATCCATACCTGGGAGGGTATGGAGACATTGGGTGTCCAGGAACGTACTAACTACCCTATTGGCATGTCAGTGGATGACCAGGGGGAGGGCTTTCAGTTAGTAGGGCAGGTGAGCCGCACGATTGGTGCACAAAGGTTATGTGATTACATGGAAGCCGCTGTAGCGGGCATCGTGGCAAGCCTGCAGCATACACCGCAGCAAGCGATAAGTGAGATCAGCCTTCTAGGAGAAGAAGAACGGCGGTTGCTAAGCAAGTGGGGAGTGAATTCATACCAGCATCCCAATACTCAGCCAGTCCATCATTTGATCGAGCGCCATACCGAGGTAACGCCCGAGGCTACTGCATTAGTATTTGAAGATCAGTCACTCAGCTACGCCGAACTCAATACCCGTGCCAACCAATTGGCCCACTATCTGATCGAACTAGGCGTAAAGCCCGAGACCCGGGTGGGTATCGCCATAGAACGCTCCATCGAAATGGTGGTGGGGCTGCTGGCTACTCTCAAGGCGGGGGGCGCCTATGTGCCACTGGATCCCGAGTATCCTTCAGAGCGGCTGGCCTTCATCGCCGAAGATAGTGGCATTGAACTGCTGCTGACCCAGCGCCACTTGCACGAGTCATTGCCGGTAGCGGATGGACTCAGCGTTATCGAATTGGATCGGCTGGACGTGGCACATCACGCTGCTACCAATCCAGCGGTGGCGCTGCATGGCGAGCACCTCGCCTACGTGATTTACACCTCGGGTTCCACCGGGCGGCCCAAGGGCGCTGCCATCCGCCATGATGCCTTGACCAACTGCATGGTCTGGATGCAGGAGACCTACCAGCTCACCGATACCGATGCCGTACTGCACAAGGCGCCATTCGGGTTCGACGTGTCGGTATGGGAGATTTTCTGGCCGCTGAGTGTTGGGGCCCGTTTGGTAATCGCCCAGCCGGGTGACCACCGGGATCCCGCACGCATCATTGAGCTGATTCAGCGGCACGGAGTCACCACGCTCAATTTTGTGCCCTCAATGCTCAAGGCCTTTCTGGCCTATCCCGATGTTAAAACCAAGACGCGGCTCAAGCATATTATGTGCGGTGGTGAGGCCGTTCCAGCGACGCTACAGCAAGATGTGGCTGAATGTCTTGATGGTGCCCACCTGCATGATCTGTATGGCCCCACCGAAACTACTATTCATGTCACTCACTGGTGGTGTCGTGATGACGCTCACCGCCAGATTCCCATTGGGCGATCCATTAGTGGTACCCGCACCTACGTCTTGGATGGTGATCTTAACTTGGCACCGCCAGGAGTCGCTGGCGAACTCTATCTCGGCGGGGTAAGCCTGGCCCGTGGCTATCTCAATCGCAGTGATCTAACGTCGGAGCGCTTTATCGCTGATCCGTTCGCAGCAGGGGAACGTCTCTACCGCACCGGCGACTTGGTGCGCTGGCGGGAGGATGGCCAGCTTGAGTACCTGGGGCGTCTTGATCACCAGGTGAAGATTCGCGGCCTGCGCATTGAGCTTGGCGAGATCGAAGCCGAACTGCTCTCTCAGCCGGAGGTTCGGGAAGCGGTGGTGGTCGCTCAAGAAGGTCCCTATGGTTCCAGGCTGGTGGCCTATGTGGTTTCCGAAGCTGACAGTGAACTCAATAGCACCTCACTACGCGAAGCACTGGGGCAACGACTACCAGATTATATGGTGCCGGGCGTCATGGTCACGCTCGATGCTCTGCCGCTGAATGCCAACGGCAAAGTCGACCGCAAGGCCCTGCCCGAGCCGGAGTTGACCAGTGGTTTGCAGTGCGAACCGCCTCAAGGTGAAACGGAAGAGGCGCTGGCGACGATTTGGAGCGAGGTGCTGGGTGTCAAGCGAGTAGGGCGTCACGACAACTTCTTCGAGTTAGGGGGGCATTCTCTGCTTGCTGTGCAGATGGTGGCACATGTTCAAGCTGATATGCAGGTTGAGCTTCATATATCTGAAGTATTCAAGAATCCGCTTCTACACGCTTTAGCAGAATGTATTGTCGGGTTAAACCACGGGCACTCCTTAGAGCAGTCGCTCTCTGACATTGATTCCTTCATCGACAGCATGGATACCGTTCAATGAGTAATATCGATACCCGTCGTATTGCGGAGCGCTTTGCCGGATTGCCTAGTGAGCAGCGCCGTGTGGTTTACGACAAGATTCGTACTCAAGGATTGGGCATTGGCCAATTTCCTATTCTTAGGCGCCCTGTATCACAACAGACAATTTGCTCACCCTCTTATGCCCAACTTCGCCAGTGGTTCCTGTGGCGCTTGGATCCCCAGAGCAGCGCTTACCATATTAGTGGTGCTCTGTCCCTTGAGGGGGCGCTGGATACTGAAGCACTGTGGGGTAGCTTCACCGCCTTGATTTCTCGTCATGAGGCATTGCGCACGGTGTTCCGTGACGACGGCGAGGGAGAGATGATGCAAGTGGTTCAGGCCGAGAACAACTTTGCATGGTGCGAAGTTGAGCTAAACCATATGCCGAAGGATGAGCGCAAAGCAGTATTAGAAGATCAGATTGATCGGCTTTGTAATGACCCTTTCGATCTGGAACAGGGGCCGCTGTTGCGTGTAGGGCTACTACGTTTAGCAGAAGAGAAGCACCTTTTGGTGGTGGTAATGCACCACATCATCTCCGATGGCTGGTCGATGCAGTTGATCATCGATGAGTTTGCTGCGGACTACTCCGCTCGAGTTACAGGAGGAGCCTGGCAGCCACCCGCTTTGCCGATTCAATATGCCGATTATGCACTATGGCAGCGTCAGTGGATGGAGGCGGGTGAAAAGGAGCGTCAACTGGCCTATTGGCAGGCGGAGCTGGGAGATGAACACCCGATATTGCAACTGCCGACCGACCGCCCACGCCGTAACGATGGCCACTATCACGCTGCACGCCACGCAATAGTGCTTCCTGCCTCGGTAGTGAGCAAATTGCGTCAGCAGGCCCAGGCGAAGGGCGCCACCCTGTTTATGACGCTACTGACAGGTTTCCAGTCACTGCTATATCGCTATACGGGAGAAGAAGATATCCGGGTCGGAGTTCCGATCGCCAACCGCCACCGCACGGAAACCCAAGGCGTGGTGGGCTTCTTCGTTAATACGCAAGTACTCCGTAACCCGTTGAATGGTCGCCTGAGCTTGGCTAAGGCGCTGGAGCAGGGAAAACGTGCGGCGCTGGGCGCGCAAGAGCATCAGGATCTTCCTTTTGAACAGTTAGTGGAGGCGCTGCAGCCGGATCGTAATCTGAGCCAGACGCCGCTATTCCAGGTGATGTTCAACCACCAGTGGCAGGATCATGGCGAGTTGCCGACTCTGCCAGGACTGAACCTAAGCAGTTGGCCACTAGATAAGGGCGAGGCGCAGTTCGAGCTGACGCTGGATGTGGTTGAGCGCGCGGATGATTTCCTGAAGGCAAGTTTTGTTTATGCAAAAGAGTTGTTCGATTCAATTACCATTGAGCGTCTAGCGCAGCACTATACGGCTATGCTACAGGCGCTGGTAGAGATGCCGGAGTGTGCGCTGGGCGATATTGAATTGCTAGATAAAGGCGAACAACGTCAATTACAGGAGTGGGGGGAAAGCTCTCAACGGTATCCCGACGCATCATCTGTTCACCACCTGATCGAGCTGCAGGCTGCTGCAACCCCAGAGACCACGGCACTAGTATTTGAAGAGCAGTCACTTAGCTACACCGAACTTAACATCCGAGCTAATCGCTTGGCCCACTACCTGATCGGCCTAGGCGTAAAACCTGAGACGCGGGTGGGTATCGCTGTTGAGCGCTCCATCGAGATGGTGGTGGGGCTGCTGGCGATCCTCAAGGCGGGGGGCGCCTACGTGCCGTTGGATCCGGATTACCCTGCCGAGCGACTGGCCTATATGGTCAAGGACAGCGGCATCGAGCTTCTGCTTACCCAGCAGCATCTTCGCGATACGCTGCCGGTGGCCGATGGGCTGAACGTCATTGAGTTGGATCAGTTGAATATTGCTCACCATGCGCCGACCAATCCGAACGTGGCCCTGCACGGCGAAAATCTTGCTTATGTGATCTACACCTCAGGCTCCACCGGGCGGCCCAAGGGCGCAGCCAACCGCCACCAAGCGCTGATCAATCGCCTACAGTGGATGCAGAAGGTCTACGGTCTAACGTCCGACGATGCGGTGCTGCAGAAGACGCCGTTCAGCTTCGACGTCTCGGTGTGGGAGTTCTTCTGGCCGCTGATGCAGGGGGCACAACTGGTGATGGCGCCACCAGGTGCCCATCGTGAGCCGACGCTGTTGGTCGAATTAATACGCACTCATAAGATTACCACGCTGCACTTCGTGCCGTCGATGCTGCAGGCCTTCCTGGCTCATGGTGAGGTAAAAACCTGTACCAGTCTGATGCGACTGGTATGCAGCGGCGAAGCGCTGCCGGCGGAGCTGCAGAATCAGATATTTGCTCGCTTGCCTCATACGGCGCTCTATAACCTCTACGGCCCCACCGAAGCGGCGATTGATGTTACCCACTGGACGTGCCAAGACGATGGGCGCAATCAGGTAGCGATTGGCCAACCGATCACCGGTATCCGCACCTACGTACTGGACGGCGATCTCAACTTGGCGCCTCCCGGGGTCGCTGGCGAACTCTATCTTGGTGGCGTGGGCTTGGCGCGGGGCTATCTGCACCGCCCTGATCTGACCGCAGAACGCTTTATCACCGATCCATTTATGCAAGGCGAACGCCTCTACCGCACCGGCGACCTGGTGCGCTGGCGGGAGGATGGCCAGCTCGAGTACCTGGGCCGGCTCGATCATCAAGTGAAGATCCGCGGCCTGCGTATCGAGCTTGGCGAGATCGAAGCTGAACTGCTCTCTCAGCCGGAGGTTCGCGAGGCGGTAGTGGTGGCACAAGAAAGTTATAGTGGCTCGAGGCTGGTGGCGTATGTGGTTCCCCAAGCCGACAGTGAACTCGATACCAGCTCACTGCGAGAAGCGCTGGGGCAACGACTGCCAGACTATATGGTACCGGGCGTCGTGGTCATCCTCGATACCTTGCCGTTGAATGCCAACGGCAAGGTAGACCGCAAGGCCCTGCCCGAGCCGGAGTCGACCAGTGGCTCGCAGTACGAGCTGCCTCAAGGCGAGGTGGAAGAGGCGTTAGCGGAAGTCTGGTCAGAAGTATTGGGCGTTGAGCGAGTCGGCCGTCACGACAACTTCTTTGAGCTGGGTGGTCATTCGCTGTTGGCTCTAAAAGTGCTGGAGCGAATGCGGCACCGGGGGCTGACAGCACAGGTACGAACCCTGTTCCAACACCCAGAACTGGCAGCCTTTGCCGAGGCGATTGCACAGAAGCCAGAGCAGCAGGAACTCATCATTCCTCCTAACCGGATCCCACACGATTGTCAGGCTCTCCAGCCTGATATGCTGACACTGATAGAGCTTAATGCTGAAGAGCTTCGTGAGATTGAAGCGGCAGTGCCCGGCGGTGCTAGCAATATTCAGGATATCTACCCACTGGCACCGTTGCAGGAGGGCATCCTTTTTCATCATCGGCTACAGCAGGAAGGAGATGCCTATGTAACTCAACACTTACTTGGCTTTGATTGCCAGGAGCGGTTGGAAGCATTCATTGTCTGTTTCAATAAACTAATTGCCCGCCATGACATCCTGCGTACTGCTGTGCTTTGGGAAGGACTCCGCGAACCGGTGCAGGTGGTGTATCGACATGCCATGCTGGATATCGAATGGCCGACCGCGCCAGATGCGGCCACCGACGGTGTGGCCGAATGGTTATACATCCAGGTGAATCCTGAGCACCATCGCCTCGATGTACGCCAAGCACCTATGATTCGGGCGCTGGCTGCATACGATGCTGAGCAGGGGCACTGGTTGCTAC is part of the Halomonas alkaliantarctica genome and harbors:
- a CDS encoding non-ribosomal peptide synthetase is translated as MELNKHTIAERFAHLPRDKQSVFLEALRQQGIDFSQLPIVRSKNQESRTLSYAQLRQWFLWRMDPQSSAYHITGAVTLKGTLDSEALRGSFAALVARHEALHTVFRDDGESEAVQVVQAENNFALSDIDLSHVPKGEREAAIESQVTRLCNDPFDLEQGPLLRVGLLRLAEEEQLLVVVMHHIVSDGWSIQLIIDEFAADYSARVMGETWQPPALPIQYADYALWQRQWMDAGEKECQLAYWKAELGDEHPVLQLPTDRPRRNDGYYHTARHHMVLPEPLVRGLRQRVQTQGATLFMTLLTGLQVLLYRYTGQENIRIGVPIANRHRTETQGVVGLFVNTQVMCNQLNGRLSLAEALEQAKRAALGAQEHQDLPFEQLVEALQPERSLSHTPLFQVMFNYQQQDHSALKTLPGLELSTRPLEKKEAKFELTLNVEECNDGYLKASFIYAEELFDSITIGRLARHYVVFLKALAEMPERALSDIELLDKNEQHQLKKWAGNTQRYPDILAIHHLIERQAAAASDITALVFEDQSLSYAELNTRANRLANYLIDLGVKPETRVGIAMERSVEMVAGLLAILKAGGTYVPLDPDYPAERLDYMVEDSGITMLVTQQHIRETLPVTDGVSIIELDRLDVAHHASTNPEVVLHSEHLAYVIYTSGSTGRPKGVGITHGALSNYVEGVLEVLALSDDARRFAMVSTIAADLGHTMLFGALYKGQTLHLISSDSTLDPDAFTRYMHDHEIDVLKIVPSHLRALMSVKSPLNTLPRRCLVLGGEVSDWSLVKWISDLNPSCQIVNHYGPTETTVGALTQRYESADQRASTLPIGAPLRNMQIRVLDPWMNLVPQGVNGELYLGGVGLARGYLGRLDMTAERFVADPFSEGERLYRTGDSVRQLPDGSLEFLSRMDDQVKIRGYRVELGEVQAQLLLQLALREAVVVSQDGASGSRLVAYVVPQAGIELDATSIREQLSQHLPDYMVPGAVVTLDALPLNANGKVDRKALPAPDLAGSQRYEPPQGEVEVVLAKIWSEIFGVERIGRHDNFFELGGHSLLALKVLEKMRQWGLTAQVRTLFQSPELTAFAKALTQASERQEISIPPNRIPDGCSAIQPEMLPLIELNGEEISAIEAAVPGGARNIQDIYPLAPLQEGILFHHRLQEEGDAYVTQHLLGFDSREQLEAFTAGFNQLVTRHDILRTAVLWEGLREPVQVVCRHAELELEWLDFDYASSLSVAEQLNAEVDPDHHRLDVRHAPMLRAVAAYDAGHGRWLLQLPSHHLVMDHITLERLVEEIALIQQGRGDELPQPLPFRNFVAQTRLGVSQEEHETFFRERLGDIEEPTAPFGLLDVRGDGSDIEEVRLPLPAELAQQVRQQAQRHGVSTASLFHLAWALVLSKTTGRDDVVFGTVLFGRMQGIEGSERALGMFINTLPVCVKTGSQSVDKCLRHTHDTLSELMHHEHASLGLAQRCSGLPGGAPLFSSLLNYRYSVPQQEKNPIHTWEGMETLGVQERTNYPIGMSVDDQGEGFQLVGQVSRTIGAQRLCDYMEAAVAGIVASLQHTPQQAISEISLLGEEERRLLSKWGVNSYQHPNTQPVHHLIERHTEVTPEATALVFEDQSLSYAELNTRANQLAHYLIELGVKPETRVGIAIERSIEMVVGLLATLKAGGAYVPLDPEYPSERLAFIAEDSGIELLLTQRHLHESLPVADGLSVIELDRLDVAHHAATNPAVALHGEHLAYVIYTSGSTGRPKGAAIRHDALTNCMVWMQETYQLTDTDAVLHKAPFGFDVSVWEIFWPLSVGARLVIAQPGDHRDPARIIELIQRHGVTTLNFVPSMLKAFLAYPDVKTKTRLKHIMCGGEAVPATLQQDVAECLDGAHLHDLYGPTETTIHVTHWWCRDDAHRQIPIGRSISGTRTYVLDGDLNLAPPGVAGELYLGGVSLARGYLNRSDLTSERFIADPFAAGERLYRTGDLVRWREDGQLEYLGRLDHQVKIRGLRIELGEIEAELLSQPEVREAVVVAQEGPYGSRLVAYVVSEADSELNSTSLREALGQRLPDYMVPGVMVTLDALPLNANGKVDRKALPEPELTSGLQCEPPQGETEEALATIWSEVLGVKRVGRHDNFFELGGHSLLAVQMVAHVQADMQVELHISEVFKNPLLHALAECIVGLNHGHSLEQSLSDIDSFIDSMDTVQ
- a CDS encoding non-ribosomal peptide synthetase translates to MSNIDTRRIAERFAGLPSEQRRVVYDKIRTQGLGIGQFPILRRPVSQQTICSPSYAQLRQWFLWRLDPQSSAYHISGALSLEGALDTEALWGSFTALISRHEALRTVFRDDGEGEMMQVVQAENNFAWCEVELNHMPKDERKAVLEDQIDRLCNDPFDLEQGPLLRVGLLRLAEEKHLLVVVMHHIISDGWSMQLIIDEFAADYSARVTGGAWQPPALPIQYADYALWQRQWMEAGEKERQLAYWQAELGDEHPILQLPTDRPRRNDGHYHAARHAIVLPASVVSKLRQQAQAKGATLFMTLLTGFQSLLYRYTGEEDIRVGVPIANRHRTETQGVVGFFVNTQVLRNPLNGRLSLAKALEQGKRAALGAQEHQDLPFEQLVEALQPDRNLSQTPLFQVMFNHQWQDHGELPTLPGLNLSSWPLDKGEAQFELTLDVVERADDFLKASFVYAKELFDSITIERLAQHYTAMLQALVEMPECALGDIELLDKGEQRQLQEWGESSQRYPDASSVHHLIELQAAATPETTALVFEEQSLSYTELNIRANRLAHYLIGLGVKPETRVGIAVERSIEMVVGLLAILKAGGAYVPLDPDYPAERLAYMVKDSGIELLLTQQHLRDTLPVADGLNVIELDQLNIAHHAPTNPNVALHGENLAYVIYTSGSTGRPKGAANRHQALINRLQWMQKVYGLTSDDAVLQKTPFSFDVSVWEFFWPLMQGAQLVMAPPGAHREPTLLVELIRTHKITTLHFVPSMLQAFLAHGEVKTCTSLMRLVCSGEALPAELQNQIFARLPHTALYNLYGPTEAAIDVTHWTCQDDGRNQVAIGQPITGIRTYVLDGDLNLAPPGVAGELYLGGVGLARGYLHRPDLTAERFITDPFMQGERLYRTGDLVRWREDGQLEYLGRLDHQVKIRGLRIELGEIEAELLSQPEVREAVVVAQESYSGSRLVAYVVPQADSELDTSSLREALGQRLPDYMVPGVVVILDTLPLNANGKVDRKALPEPESTSGSQYELPQGEVEEALAEVWSEVLGVERVGRHDNFFELGGHSLLALKVLERMRHRGLTAQVRTLFQHPELAAFAEAIAQKPEQQELIIPPNRIPHDCQALQPDMLTLIELNAEELREIEAAVPGGASNIQDIYPLAPLQEGILFHHRLQQEGDAYVTQHLLGFDCQERLEAFIVCFNKLIARHDILRTAVLWEGLREPVQVVYRHAMLDIEWPTAPDAATDGVAEWLYIQVNPEHHRLDVRQAPMIRALAAYDAEQGHWLLQLPSHHLVMDHTTLELLVEEIALIQQGHDDELPKPIPFRNFVAQAHLGVSSEEHEAFFRERLGGIKEPTAPFGLLDVRGDGSDIEEMQLPLEPELAQQVRQQAQYHGVSTASLFHLAWALVLSKTTGRDDVVFGTVLFGRMQGTEGVERALGMFINTLPVRIKIGSKTVDKCLWQTHSALSALLHHEHASLGLAQRCSGLPRGMPLFTSLLNYRYSTPLTESRPTNVWKGMESLGGQERTNYPIGMSVDDLGEGFRLVGQVNHVIGAKRLCEYMRLAVAGIAASLQTASQQSLSEISLLGKNELQLLSEWGENPDQHPDAPPIYQLIEHQAASTPEATALIFEDQHLSYAELNTRANRLAHYLIGLGVKPETRVGIGMERSLEMVVGLLAILKAGGAYVPLDADYPSERLAYIAEDSGIELLLIQQHLHDTLPVVENLSVIELDQLDVDHHASSNPGVALHGEHLAYVIYTSGSTGKPKGAAIRHDALTNCMVWMQETYQLTHTDAVLHKAPFGFDVSVWEIFWPLSVGARLVIAQPGDHRDPERIIELIQQHGVTTLNFVPSMLKAFLAYPDVKAKTRLKHIMCGGEAVPATLQQDVAECLDGASLHDLYGPTETTIHVTHWWCREDAQRQIPIGRPISGTRTYVLDGELNLVPQGVAGELYLGGVSLARGYLNRSDLTAERFIADPFKEGERLYRTGDLVRWREDGQLEYLGRLDQQVKIRGLRIELGEIEAELLSQPEVREAVVVAQESFSGSRLVAYVVPQADSELDTSSLREALGQRLPDYMVPGVVVILDTLPLNANGKVDRKALPEPNFEEKREYVTPSTPEAQQLAEIWQEVLGVERVGETDNFFELGGDSLLSLQVMSHVQALELPRPEFKLFDLMQKPTIADLLGVRNKPGALPKGAVMLNGECRSQAPLFCIHAVMGTVFDYQPLARRLQEVCTVYGLPCRMLTDPQHRDTSLETMADNYVETIRLIQPVGPYRLLGWSLGGALAALIAARLEGLGQDVSQLALIDPYIPGGELHREDSWQRDFVNFASVILPGVSLEELNGNEESNEEESEEEVAIKLSRLMASFDAYGREGYAALGSEELARIFCVARHLKHLSLQLDALPAVICEVDCWWATGRDWKERQALANQLKRIPRTSIETPHDHFSIIGDEDLISQVVKRIRISTKRYFDEAMQALF